A stretch of DNA from Candidatus Woesearchaeota archaeon:
TTTAGCTTTGGTCATTATTGTTTCTGGTGTTATGTCTAGTTTTTTTAGAGGTATATTGTAAAAGTTGTTTTTTAGTTCGTGTTCTATGTCTTCTTTTATTTTTTTATATAATTCGTCTTGATATCTGGTGAAGCTTAGTAAAAAAACGTCTTTAGAACTTTCTACTTTGTTAGTGGTTGTGGTTATTGTGTTGGCGTTGTGATTTCTTTGAACGTGATAGTGTAGGTCGAATTTGTTTTTTAGAAAAACGCTTATTTCTTTTCCGTATCCTTGTAAGAAGTCTTTGAAAGATATGTTTTTTACTAGTATGTCTGCGTCAATTGTGGTTCTTAGGTAATTTTTGAATTGTTCATATGCGTGTATTTGAACATTTAAACCGCCAACAATCATGTATTCTAGTGTGGGGTTGAGAGAATCTATTTTTGCTAAGGCGTACAAATCTATTTTTGTTAATTTTTTATTTAAACTCATTATTTCTGATCACTCAACAACAATATATAAACATTTCTATTTTTTTGTCACTTTATAGTAGATTCAAATGTTTTTTTTTGGTGTTTAAATCCGGACTTTTTTTATTAAATTAGTGATTTATAAATTTTATTAATTAGTTGATTAAATAATAAAAAAAACAATTAAGTTATGGTTTTGAAAGGTAACTTTTTTATTATTTCTTTATTTTCTAATGTTTATGAAGCGAATATTTGTTGGTTTAGGCATTATTGTTGCGTTATTCGTAGGATTCATTGTTTTCTCTGATTATTGCGTGGCTTGTGGTTGCGTTATTTGTAAAGCTGATTTTACAACCCCTGTTGTTAGTTCTAGCGTTGTTAATCAAGATGTTGTTAGTGTTGTTTCTGCTTCTGATTTTAATGATTTATTATCTGATAACGTTGTATTGATTGATATTCGTACACCTCAAGAATTTGATGAAAGACACATTAGTGGCGCCGTTAATATTGATTTTTATTCTTCTTCTTTCAGGAACGAGTTGAATTCTTTGGATAAAGATAAAGTTTATCTTATTTATTGTAGGACTGGTTCTAGAACCAATACTGCTTCTGAAATCATGAAGAATCTTGGGTTTGAAAAGGTTTATGTTCTTAGAGGTGGCATCACTGATTGGTCTAGAAGTGGTTTTCCTATTGTTTCCTGAAAAATATTAAGATTTTGATTTTAAGATAAGATTTAATTTAAAAGAATAAAAATAGAATAAGAAAAAAACAGAATTAAAAAATAAAATAAGAATAGAAAAAAAGTTTAAGAATTATATTATGTCTTCCTCTGCTACTACCATGAAGTCTCCGATTGCGATTACTGCTGAGAATGGTATTAGTGAATCTCCTTCTTTGTTTCTTTCTAGTTCTAGTTTCTTAGAATATGGTGTTTGATTTATTAGTACTATGTGTATTAGTTCTCCTGAGCTTGTTTCGAATACTATGTCTCCTACTTCTCCGAATCTTTTTCCTGTTTTAGAAACTACTGTTTTTCCTATTAGTTGTTTTGAGTATTTTTTTTCATCATCAGCCATTATAACACCCTCGCTTACGTGATTGTAATACTTCTTTAGAGTTGTTATTAATATTTAAAGGTTTTGTTTTTATGGTGTTGTTTATCTCTTTTATGTGTTTTTTTTCGAGATTTTCTTGATTTTTTTGCATACTAGTATTGTTGAAAATATTAAGAATGTTACTAATATTATTGTTCCTGATGTTGCTGCGTCTATGTAATAAGATGTTATGATTCCTGTTATGACTGATGTCGTGCTTATTATTCCAGCAAATATTAATGTTTGTTTGAAGCTTTTTGCTATTTGTGTGGCTGTTACTGCTGGTATTATTATTAGTGATGATACTAGTAATAAACCGGTGATTCTCATTGATATCGCGATTGTGATTGCTGTTAGTATCATTAGCATAGTGTTTAGTTGTTGTGTGTTTACTCCTGATATTTTTGCGGATTCTTCGTCGAATGTCATTGCTAATAATTTTTTGTAGTTTAGAATTATGAATGTTAATGCTAGCAAAGTTAGTATTAGTGCTGTGATTGTTTCTGTTTTTGTTATTGCGAGTATGCTTCCGAATAGGTAACTCATTATGTCTACGTTTACGCCTTGTGTGATGCTTATTATGAATATTCCTATTCCCATGCTTGTTTGGCTTAGTATTCCTATTGCTGCGTCTCCGTGTATCTTGGTTTTTTCTACGAGTTTTAGTATGCCTAGGCTTCCTAGGACTGCGAATATTGTTGCTGATAGTAATGGTTTTAGTCCGAATAGGAATCCTGCTGCGACTCCTCCGAATGATAGGTGTGCTAATCCGTCTCCTAGTAATGCGTATCTTCTTAGTACTAGGAATACTCCTAGGGTTGAGAGTGTTATTGCTATTAGTGTTCCTGTTATGAGCGCGTTTTGCATGAATCCGTATTGTAGTAGTTCTATCATTTTTAGTGTTCGTGGTTTAGTAAGTGATAATTTTGTGGTGTTTTTCCTGTTTCGTGTGCGCAGAATTCTTCGTGTGTTCCGTGGAAGTATAGTGTTTTGTTTAGGCATGCGACTTTGTTTACGTGTTTCGTGATGGTTCCTGTATCATGAGATACTAGTATTATTGTTATGCCTTTTTTATTTAGTTTGTTTAGTAATTCGTAGAATGATTTTCTGCTTTCTTTGTCTATGCCCGTTGTTGGTTCATCTAGTATTAGTAGTTCTGGTTTTTTTAGTAGTGCTCTCGCGATGAATACTCTTTGTTGTTGTCCTCCTGATAGTGCTCCTATTTTTCTTTTTATGTATGGACTCATATTCACTGTTTCTAGTGTTTTTGTTATGTTTTCGTTCGTGGTTTTTTTTGTGGTTCCTGTTTCTATTATTTCTTTTACTGTTGCGGGGAATGTTTGATCTATGTTTGTTGCTTTTTGTGGTACGTATCCTATTTTTTGCCAGTCTTTGAATTCTTTGATGTTTTTTCCTAGTATTTTTATTGTTCCTTTTTCTGATTTGTTTAATCCTAGTATTAGTCGTAGTAGTGTTGTTTTTCCTGAGCCGTTTGGTCCTACTAGTCCTAGGAAGTCTCCTTTTTCAACTTCAAAATTTATGTTTTCTAGTACTTTTGTGTCTCCGTATTTGAAGTTCAGGTTTTTTATTTGGATTATTTTTTTTTCTTTTATTCGCATCTTAGCCCTATTCTTAGGTTTTCAAGGTTTTGATTCATTAAGTCTATAAATGTTTTTTGGCCGAAGTCCTTTGCTGGTATGTTTTCTCCTGGTGATAACATTAGTGTTTCTGCTCCTATTTCTTTTGCTAGTGCTTCTGATACTCTTGGGCTTGCTAGTTCTTCGAAGAATACGTGTTTTATGTCGTGTTCTCTTGCTTCTTTTATTATGTTAGTTATTGTTTTTGGGCTTGGTTCTTGTTCTGCGCTAAGTCCTCTGATTGGTATTTGTTTTAAGTCATATTTATTCGCCAAATACCTGAAGGAGTCATGGTTTGTTATGAACGCGTTTATTTCACAATTTCTTAGTCCTGTTTGGTAATTTTGGTCTAGTTGTCTTAGTTTTTTTATGTATTCGTCCGCGTTTGCTCTGTATGTTTCTGTTTGTTCTGGGTTCATTGTTG
This window harbors:
- a CDS encoding rhodanese-like domain-containing protein, which gives rise to MKRIFVGLGIIVALFVGFIVFSDYCVACGCVICKADFTTPVVSSSVVNQDVVSVVSASDFNDLLSDNVVLIDIRTPQEFDERHISGAVNIDFYSSSFRNELNSLDKDKVYLIYCRTGSRTNTASEIMKNLGFEKVYVLRGGITDWSRSGFPIVS
- a CDS encoding PRC-barrel domain-containing protein yields the protein MADDEKKYSKQLIGKTVVSKTGKRFGEVGDIVFETSSGELIHIVLINQTPYSKKLELERNKEGDSLIPFSAVIAIGDFMVVAEEDII
- a CDS encoding metal ABC transporter permease; the encoded protein is MIELLQYGFMQNALITGTLIAITLSTLGVFLVLRRYALLGDGLAHLSFGGVAAGFLFGLKPLLSATIFAVLGSLGILKLVEKTKIHGDAAIGILSQTSMGIGIFIISITQGVNVDIMSYLFGSILAITKTETITALILTLLALTFIILNYKKLLAMTFDEESAKISGVNTQQLNTMLMILTAITIAISMRITGLLLVSSLIIIPAVTATQIAKSFKQTLIFAGIISTTSVITGIITSYYIDAATSGTIILVTFLIFSTILVCKKIKKISKKNT
- a CDS encoding ABC transporter ATP-binding protein — protein: MRIKEKKIIQIKNLNFKYGDTKVLENINFEVEKGDFLGLVGPNGSGKTTLLRLILGLNKSEKGTIKILGKNIKEFKDWQKIGYVPQKATNIDQTFPATVKEIIETGTTKKTTNENITKTLETVNMSPYIKRKIGALSGGQQQRVFIARALLKKPELLILDEPTTGIDKESRKSFYELLNKLNKKGITIILVSHDTGTITKHVNKVACLNKTLYFHGTHEEFCAHETGKTPQNYHLLNHEH